The Candidatus Palauibacter scopulicola DNA segment TGAAGTTCACGCTGCCGCCCGTGTAGGTGCCCGTGAACATCCCCCCCAGCGGCCCGAACAGGGGACCGATCCGCTCCGGCCCGTCCACGAGGGCCATGCCCGCGATCACCCCGGCCACGGTCCCCAGCGACCCGATGAGGAAGAGCGTGATGATCGGCAATCCGGCGCGGAGGATGTCGCGCAGGTTGACCTTCAGGAGGAGCCACACGATCGCGAGTGGGGCAACGGTACGGAAAATCGCGTCGTACGCCGGTACCGGGTTCGTATCGGTCGAGGAGGTCGGAAGCAGGCCGAAGTTCGCGATGATCGCGGTGAAGATGATGACCATCAGCGCGGTGCCGCCGTGCCGCAGGAAGCTCCGGCGCACGAGCCATTCCGTCCCCGCGATGACGAGGCACAGGACGGCGACGATGTAGAGCGTCTGCGCGGTCACGGCGGGCCCCGATCAGTCATCAGTCATCGGCATAGAGCGACTCGGCCTTCACGGCGGAGGTCGTGATCCCCTTGATGAAGGCGGAGGAGAAGCCGCGGTGCTCCATTTCGTTGAGGCCGGCGATCGTGCAGCCGCGCGGCGTCGTCACGCTGTCGATCTCGCGCTCGGGGTGACGGCCCTGATCCCGGACGAGGGCCGCGGCGCCGAGCGCGGTCTGGGCCGCCATCCGGAGCGCTTCGTCGGGGTGGAAGCCGATCTCGATGCCGCCCTGGCAGGCGGCGCGCACCGCCCGCAGGAAGAACGCCACGCCGCAGGCGCAGAGGGCCGTGGCGGGCACCATGTGCTCCTCCTCCACGACGAGCGTGGCTCCGACGGCCCGGAACAGCGCCGCCACGCGGTCGAGGGCCCCGGCGTGGGCGGGTTCCGCCGCGAGACACGTCATCGACTCGCGCAGCGCGACCGCCGTGTTGGGCATGGCGCGAACGATCGCCACGTCGGGGCCCATGTGCCGACGAATCGCCGCGATCGACGCCCCCGAGACGACGGACACCAGGAGGTGGCGCCCGGCCTCCACGTGCGGGGCGATC contains these protein-coding regions:
- the proC gene encoding pyrroline-5-carboxylate reductase produces the protein MRHPTSSASVAILGAGNIGRAIAEGLVAAGSHAPAEVHVTRRHTERVADLAGRGFPVSSDNPGAVTACDTVIVAVQPQALDAVLMEIAPHVEAGRHLLVSVVSGASIAAIRRHMGPDVAIVRAMPNTAVALRESMTCLAAEPAHAGALDRVAALFRAVGATLVVEEEHMVPATALCACGVAFFLRAVRAACQGGIEIGFHPDEALRMAAQTALGAAALVRDQGRHPEREIDSVTTPRGCTIAGLNEMEHRGFSSAFIKGITTSAVKAESLYADD